From the Macaca nemestrina isolate mMacNem1 chromosome 7, mMacNem.hap1, whole genome shotgun sequence genome, one window contains:
- the LOC139355527 gene encoding disco-interacting protein 2 homolog C-like isoform X8, giving the protein MDAYTPPDTSYGSEDEGSVQVDSQGAPTSSQGSIKVEHWISQAIHGSTTSTTSSSSTQSGGSRAAHRLADVMAQTPMDNHSAPPDVTTYTSEHSIQMERPQGSTGSRTAPKYCNAELMETGDALFIIAQTWRQRRNQNVLH; this is encoded by the exons ATACCTCTTATGGCTCAGAAGATGAAGGCTCAGTGCAGGTGGACTCCCAGGGCGCCCCgacctccagccagggcagcatcaaAGTGGAGCACTGGATCAGTCAGGCCATCCACGGCTCCACCACGTCCACCACCTCCTCGTCCTCCACGCAGAGCGGGGGCAGCAGAGCTGCCCACAGGCTAGCGGATGTCATGGCCCAGACCCCCATGG ataatcATTCTGCACCTCCTGACGTAACCACGTACACCTCAGAGCACTCCATACAGATGGAGCGACCACAGGGTTCCACGGGGTCCCGGACAGCGCCCAAGTACTGCAACGCCGAGCTCATGGAGACCGGGGATG ctttattcataattgctcaaacttggaggcaacgaagaaaccaaaatgttcttcactag
- the LOC139355527 gene encoding disco-interacting protein 2 homolog C-like isoform X7, producing the protein MDAYTPPDTSYGSEDEGSVQVDSQGAPTSSQGSIKVEHWISQAIHGSTTSTTSSSSTQSGGSRAAHRLADVMAQTPMDNHSAPPDVTTYTSEHSIQMERPQGSTGSRTAPKYCNAELMETGDDTISRLFSLHFLASPREYAG; encoded by the exons ATACCTCTTATGGCTCAGAAGATGAAGGCTCAGTGCAGGTGGACTCCCAGGGCGCCCCgacctccagccagggcagcatcaaAGTGGAGCACTGGATCAGTCAGGCCATCCACGGCTCCACCACGTCCACCACCTCCTCGTCCTCCACGCAGAGCGGGGGCAGCAGAGCTGCCCACAGGCTAGCGGATGTCATGGCCCAGACCCCCATGG ataatcATTCTGCACCTCCTGACGTAACCACGTACACCTCAGAGCACTCCATACAGATGGAGCGACCACAGGGTTCCACGGGGTCCCGGACAGCGCCCAAGTACTGCAACGCCGAGCTCATGGAGACCGGGGATG ataccatttctagattgttttctctacatttccttgcaagtccgagagagtatgctggttag
- the LOC139355527 gene encoding disco-interacting protein 2 homolog C-like isoform X5, translated as MDAYTPPDTSYGSEDEGSVQVDSQGAPTSSQGSIKVEHWISQAIHGSTTSTTSSSSTQSGGSRAAHRLADVMAQTPMDNHSAPPDVTTYTSEHSIQMERPQGSTGSRTAPKYCNAELMETGDDCFLYISLQVRESMLVSSVSNALPLSLSVKKCRN; from the exons ATACCTCTTATGGCTCAGAAGATGAAGGCTCAGTGCAGGTGGACTCCCAGGGCGCCCCgacctccagccagggcagcatcaaAGTGGAGCACTGGATCAGTCAGGCCATCCACGGCTCCACCACGTCCACCACCTCCTCGTCCTCCACGCAGAGCGGGGGCAGCAGAGCTGCCCACAGGCTAGCGGATGTCATGGCCCAGACCCCCATGG ataatcATTCTGCACCTCCTGACGTAACCACGTACACCTCAGAGCACTCCATACAGATGGAGCGACCACAGGGTTCCACGGGGTCCCGGACAGCGCCCAAGTACTGCAACGCCGAGCTCATGGAGACCGGGGATG attgttttctctacatttccttgcaagtccgagagagtatgctggttagtagtgtgtccaatgcactacctctgtccttgtcagtaaagaaatgtagaaattga
- the LOC139355527 gene encoding disco-interacting protein 2 homolog C-like isoform X6: MDAYTPPDTSYGSEDEGSVQVDSQGAPTSSQGSIKVEHWISQAIHGSTTSTTSSSSTQSGGSRAAHRLADVMAQTPMDNHSAPPDVTTYTSEHSIQMERPQGSTGSRTAPKYCNAELMETGDGTTSHALCPWILRTTSQVGVHPLRY; the protein is encoded by the exons ATACCTCTTATGGCTCAGAAGATGAAGGCTCAGTGCAGGTGGACTCCCAGGGCGCCCCgacctccagccagggcagcatcaaAGTGGAGCACTGGATCAGTCAGGCCATCCACGGCTCCACCACGTCCACCACCTCCTCGTCCTCCACGCAGAGCGGGGGCAGCAGAGCTGCCCACAGGCTAGCGGATGTCATGGCCCAGACCCCCATGG ataatcATTCTGCACCTCCTGACGTAACCACGTACACCTCAGAGCACTCCATACAGATGGAGCGACCACAGGGTTCCACGGGGTCCCGGACAGCGCCCAAGTACTGCAACGCCGAGCTCATGGAGACCGGGGATG gaacaacatcccatgctctctgtccctggatattaagaacaacatcacaggtaggtgtacaccccctgcggtattag